Proteins from one Neodiprion fabricii isolate iyNeoFabr1 chromosome 5, iyNeoFabr1.1, whole genome shotgun sequence genomic window:
- the LOC124183158 gene encoding uncharacterized protein LOC124183158 codes for MVLRIYIIAVSCLLVITLPDSNSLVEKNSEENAGNIALAKLVKMFSKPGAFKQIDTLLGENSIEESSTSCPKGDDGLACRRAEARKSVDCPHGDCYCNNCALAGPQMWAPCCRQGLRCCSHLAAACRTCDHPTLYPFCAKHFKKCTNQSNEEKEK; via the exons ATGGTTCTTCGCATTTATATTATTGCCGTATCGTGTCTGCTCGTGATTACTCTACCAGATTCAAATTCGCTAGTGGAAAAAAACTCTGAAGAAAACGCGGGTAATATCGCACTTGCAAAATTAGTTAAAATGTTCTCGAAACCAGGAGCATTTAAACAG ATCGACACGCTTCTGGGGGAGAATTCGATCGAGGAGAGCTCAACGTCTTGTCCAAAAGGTGATGATGGTTTGGCGTGTCGAAGAGCAGAGGCTCGAAAATCCGTAGATTGTCCCCACG GAGACTGTTATTGCAACAATTGCGCACTTGCTGGTCCTCAAATGTGGGCTCCGTGTTGTCGTCAAGGTTTGAGATGCTGTTCTCATCTGGCAGCGGCATGTAGAACGTGTGATCATCCAACGCTGTACCCATTTTGTGCCAAACACttcaaaaaatgtacaaatcaGTCTAACGAAGAGAAGGAGAAATAA